A stretch of Fusarium fujikuroi IMI 58289 draft genome, chromosome FFUJ_chr10 DNA encodes these proteins:
- a CDS encoding related to cellulose binding protein CEL1, with amino-acid sequence MKFSALALAALSQVASAHYFFDVSALNGAESKSFQYIRDFTRPTKYNPIKFSSNPSADIRDNSFADGEDIICNQGATGTGGNTEVLEVKGGDVMTFKLAVGAKMGHPGPTLAYMSAAGGDVKSYKGDGDWFKIMEEGVCNAGGDFTKDAWCNYDATSFDVKIPQGTPNGEYLLRVEHIGVHRSHVNQPEHYVSCAQVKVTGGSDGTVDAEMVKFPGAYKDTDEYANFSIYNGAKAFPMPGPKVWDGAASAGGSTGGSTGGNTEAPASTPAPEAGNGQQTGGEQAAPSVAPEAGNNNGQNGGFQGGNQQFQGQAGSNGSPCSA; translated from the coding sequence ATGAAGTTCTCCGCTCTCGCCCTCGCTGCCCTCTCGCAGGTCGCCTCTGCCCACTACTTCTTCGACGTCAGCGCTCTCAACGGTGCCGAGTCCAAGTCCTTCCAGTACATCCGTGACTTCACCCGTCCTACCAAGTACAACCCCATCAAGTTCTCCTCCAACCCTTCCGCCGACATCCGCGACAACTCTTTCGCTGATGGTGAGGACATCATCTGCAACCAGGGTGCCACCGGAACCGGTGGTAACACTGAGGTCCTCGAGGTCAAGGGCGGCGATGTCATGACCTTCAAGCTCGCTGTCGGTGCCAAGATGGGTCACCCCGGACCTACTCTGGCCTACATGTCCGCCGCTGGTGGCGACGTCAAGTCCTACAAGGGTGACGGTGACTGGTTCAAGATCATGGAGGAGGGTGTCTGCAACGCCGGTGGTGACTTCACCAAGGACGCCTGGTGCAACTACGACGCCACCTCTTTCGACGTCAAGATCCCCCAGGGTACCCCCAACGGCGAGTACCTCCTCCGAGTTGAGCACATCGGTGTCCACCGATCTCACGTCAACCAGCCCGAGCACTACGTCTCCTGCGCTCAGGTCAAGGTTACCGGTGGCTCCGACGGCACTGTCGACGCCGAGATGGTCAAGTTCCCCGGTGCCTACAAGGATACCGATGAGTACGCCAACTTCTCCATCTACAACGGTGCTAAGGCCTTCCCCATGCCCGGCCCCAAGGTCTGGGACGGTGCCGCTTCCGCTGGTGGCTCTACCGGTGGCTCTACTGGTGGCAACACCGAGGCTCCCGCTTCTACCCCCGCTCCCGAGGCCGGTAACGGTCAGCAGACCGGTGGTGAGCAGGCCGCTCCCTCTGTCGCTCCCGAGGCTGGCAACAACAACGGTCAGAACGGTGGCTTCCAGGGCGGCAACCAGCAGTTCCAGGGACAGGCTGGTTCCAACGGCTCTCCCTGCTCCGCTTAA
- a CDS encoding related to sensor protein hoxX, whose translation MGSLKLSRGTSETSRSSDSGERRLPTTPPMKILFLCTAHNSLSQQLYLILSQKHDVTIEFALSDKAMIEAATLFQPNVIVCPFMTTRVPSEIFSKYLTLIIHPGPPGDAGPSALDWVLMGDDGNVIDSDQLLKSQSWSQNSRSHWGVTVLQAVEEMDAGPVWAFEQFKIDIDAPGVSKSTLYRKEVTQAAIIATATALHRIVSAANGFSDSGIAAALSRLSLLDKQDIHGISVDLVPNRNYKSLSVTLRKPFLGGPTHRRPLLKAADRNFDIQYEPARTISRKIRSADSQPGCLTKLFGGVGLYVYGGTIEAGRDAKCKRGPGQIIGCRDEAVCVATCDGHGIWITHIRRVKRKADPMLWPKVPAVSGLLDLGLINQSTLNSSLSLRPLFEWSKATYSTHQEIWVEFAASAGKRQVAFVYFEFYNGAMSTSQCSRLIEALEFVALHEALDAVVLMGGDSYFSNGIALNVIEASDDPAAESWKNINRIDDVVHMLLDVFPRKNVTTIAALRGNCAAGGVALAAACDVVIAGSEVVLNPAYRTLGLYGSEYHSLSYVGRCGPERAKYILRAMLPMSASQARDMGLVDKVLPASGHFLDMRIRHHIKELSFTTYKPGKWKSKVDVSHTGLTAAKTLELGEMAKDFWSARSERYNTRRRGFVRKVKPTQTPLRFATHRRRDGDLDEEESDYFDDVAVFEKLVIERISKERLSKMDARLLSLHEELRSHDHPSSKGGETRRPQEGKGLMFPCYYEVDTHVCT comes from the coding sequence ATGGGTTCACTGAAGCTATCACGAGGTACCAGCGAGACCAGCCGGTCGAGCGATTCGGGTGAGCGTCGCCTGCCTACTACACCTCCCATGAAGATCCTCTTTCTCTGCACCGCGCACAACTCGCTCTCTCAGCAGCTGTATCTTATCCTCAGTCAGAAACACGATGTCACGATTGAGTTTGCGCTCTCCGACAAAGCCATGATCGAGGCAGCGACTCTGTTCCAACCAAACGTCATCGTCTGCCCCTTCATGACTACTCGAGTCCCAAGCgagatcttctcaaagtatCTCACCCTCATCATCCACCCTGGACCGCCAGGTGACGCAGGACCAAGCGCCCTCGACTGGGTGCTCATGGGCGACGATGGCAACGTCATAGACTCTGATCAACTACTCAAGTCCCAGTCCTGGAGCCAGAACAGCCGGTCGCATTGGGGTGTCACAGTCTTACAAGCtgttgaggagatggacgCTGGCCCAGTCTGGGCATTTGAGCAGTTCAAGATCGACATCGACGCGCCCGGAGTCTCCAAGTCAACACTCTACCGCAAAGAGGTCACCCAAGCAGCGATTATTGCCACCGCTACTGCTCTGCACCGCATCGTCTCTGCAGCTAACGGCTTCTCCGATTCAGGCATTGCAGCAGCTCTCTCGCGACTGTCACTGCTGGACAAACAGGATATTCACGGCATCTCAGTCGACCTTGTCCCCAACCGCaattataaaagcctatcCGTGACACTGCGCAAGCCCTTCCTCGGCGGACCGACACATCGCCGACCACTTCTCAAGGCAGCGGACCGCAACTTCGACATCCAATACGAACCCGCCCGGACGATATCGCGAAAGATAAGGTCTGCTGACTCGCAGCCTGGCTGCCTCACAAAGCTGTTTGGAGGAGTCGGTCTCTACGTCTACGGAGGTACGATTGAGGCTGGGAGGGATGCCAAATGCAAACGCGGACCTGGACAAATCATTGGTTGCAGAGACGAGGCTGTCTGCGTCGCCACCTGTGATGGACACGGAATCTGGATCACTCATATCCGCCGAGTGAAGCGCAAGGCTGATCCGATGCTCTGGCCCAAAGTCCCCGCTGTCTCAggccttctcgatctcggccTCATCAACCAAAGCACCCTGAACAGTTCACTATCACTACGCCCTCTCTTCGAATGGTCCAAAGCAACATACTCAACCCATCAAGAGATCTGGGTAGAATTTGCTGCGAGTGCGGGCAAGCGCCAAGTCGCCTTCGTCTACTTCGAGTTCTACAACGGTGCCATGAGCACATCTCAATGCTCGCGACTCATCGAAGCTCTTGAATTCGTCGCTTTgcatgaggctcttgatgccGTCGTGCTTATGGGCGGCGACTCATATTTCAGCAACGGTATCGCCCTCAACGTCATCGAAGCCAGTGATGACCCTGCAGCAGAGTCTTGGAAGAACATCAATCGCATCGATGATGTGGTGCACATGCTACTGGACGTATTTCCTCGGAAGAACGTCACTACTATTGCGGCGCTGAGAGGGAACTGCGCTGCTGGCGGCGTGGCTTTGGCAGCTGCTTGTGACGTGGTCATCGCAGGCTCCGAAGTCGTCCTCAATCCCGCCTATCGAACCCTCGGACTCTACGGCTCTGAGTATCACTCTCTATCCTACGTCGGTCGCTGTGGACCAGAGCGCGCAAAGTATATTTTGCGTGCTATGCTACCCATGTCCGCTTCTCAAGCAAGAGACATGGGTCTAGTTGATAAGGTCCTCCCAGCTTCCGGGCATTTCCTTGACATGAGAATACGCCATCACATCAAAGAGCTGAGCTTCACGACTTACAAACCCGGCAAGTGGAAGTCCAAAGTCGATGTGAGTCACACTGGGCTTACAGCAGCGAAAACCCTCGAACTTGGCGAGATGGCCAAAGACTTCTGGAGCGCCAGGTCCGAGAGGTACAACACACGACGGCGAGGCTTTGTTCGGAAAGTCAAGCCAACACAAACGCCGCTACGCTTCGCGACTCATAGACGACGAGATGGGGAccttgatgaggaagagtctGACTATTTCGATGATGTCGCAgtgtttgagaagctggtCATCGAGAGAATTTCCAAGGAGAGACTATCCAAGATGGACGCAAGGTTGTTGTCCCTCCACGAAGAACTCAGGTCTCACGACCATCCATCTAGCAAAGGTGGTGAGACAAGAAGGCCACAGGAAGGCAAGGGTTTGATGTTTCCTTGTTATTATGAAGTAGATACCCACGTTTGCACTTGA
- a CDS encoding LaeA-like methyltransferase family protein, giving the protein MASPTVQPTAERAERPHDVPGVLEAEDDGGDTDSTLDLGEGSSSYMTSLKSSIFSYRYEHGRRYHAFHEGAYLPNDDEEQSRMDLVHHIYSLLLAGKLHTAPIDKPQRVLDLGTGTGIWAIDFADEHPSAEVVGTDLSPIQPDWVPANCAFEVDDFEDPWVYKKPFDYIHARELEGCIGNEQQFFDRAFENLNGGGYLELQAQRGFFMSDDDSIKKAVNAEVWAEAVRDSSNKFGKPIDCAMNWKDKVIKAGFVDVYEEVRKIPIGAWPKDPVLKEVGKCQVVQSCAAIDSYTPMLLEKVLGWGKEETQVLMAKAKGELRNPSIHLYLPVYFIWGRKP; this is encoded by the exons ATGGCTTCCCCAACTGTTCAACCAACAGCCGAACGTGCTGAAAGGCCTCATGATGTACCTGGCGTACTAGAAGCAGAG GACGATGGCGGAGATACTGATTCTACGTTAGACCTCGG AGAGGGTTCTTCCAGTTACATGACATCTCTCAAATCAAGCATCTTTAGCTATAG ATATGAG CATGGCCGTCGATATCATGCATTTCACGAAGGAGCATACTTG CCaaacgatgacgaagagcaGAGCCGCATGGACCTGGTTCACCATATCTacagtcttcttcttgcgggGAAGCTTCATACAGCCCCAATCGACAAACCCCAACGGGTCCTTGATCTGGGCACAGGTACTGGAATCTGGGCTATCGATTTTGCAGA CGAGCACCCTTCAGCCGAAGTAGTTGGGACAGACCTGAGCCCCATACAGCCTGACTG GGTTCCCGCCAACTGCGCTTTTGAAGTCGACGACTTTGAAGACCCGTGGGTATACAAGAAGCCGTTCGACTACATCCACGCCCGAGAGCTTGAAGGGTGCATCGGCAACGAGCAGCAGTTCTTTGATCGTGCGTTCGAGAACCTCAACGGCGGTGGTTATCTCGAACTTCAAGCCCAGCGTGGGTTCTTCATGTCAGACGATGACTCGATCAAGAAGGCCGTGAATGCAGAGGTCTGGGCTGAAGCAGTACgcgacagcagcaacaaatTCGGAAAGCCTATCGACTGCGCCATGAACTGGAAAGATAAGGTGATAAAGGCGGGCTTCGTGGATGTCTACGAAGAGGTTCGAAAG ATTCCAATTGGTGCCTGGCCTAAAGATCCTGTCCTGAAGGAAGTAGGCAAATGCCAGGTTGTTCAATCATGTGCAGCCATCGACTCTTACACACCAATGCTTCTGGAAAAGGTCCTTGGATGGGGCAAAGAGGAAACCCAAGTCCTAATGGCGAAGGCCAAAGGGGAGCTCCGAAATCCCTCTATCCATCTGTATCTTCCTGTCTACTTCATCTGGGGAAGAAAGCCATAG
- a CDS encoding related to alcohol oxidase: MGLYTKLASDITEVDVIIAGGGTAACVVAGRLAEADPNLSILLIEGGQDNRGVESIENPVFFLDHLLPTSTTTLFYKANKSDKLAGRESIVPCGGTLGGGSSINFMMYTRAQRADFDSWKSPGWSADEIFPFLKKLETYHGRGNPEHHGFNGPVHISDGTYRSKNPESDFINGVSQVGWPEIHDLQTLDANNGVERWLRYVSKDGRRQDTATAYLHNKIDNKKYPNLHVLVESKVVRVLLDDDKKAVGVEYTPNPAFQAQITPTQHPTLSVKARKLVVVSCGALGTPPVLERSGIGAPEVLKKAGVDVKVDLPGVGHEYQDHNLILYPYRTNLQPHETADRILRNPDKRQEFIKSKDSMLGWNAIDISSKLRPSEADVASLGPEFQKAWDRDFKNHPNRPLMLMGMISCFLGDPSTVPEEQYVTVGNYTAYPYSRGHVHITGAGLDDPLDFDVGFLSDEHDIDLKKQIWAYKKSREIMRRTKMYRGEIAAGHPAWPAGSKAASVEINEALNNVTDLEYSAEDDKAIEDWVRQNVATTWHSISTCRMAPRDKNGVVDERLNVHGTKGLKLADLSIAPENVGANTNNTAIVVGEKAADIIIKDLGLGPSAKL, translated from the exons ATGGGTTTATATACTAAACTCGCTAGCGACATTACCGAAGTCGACGTTATCATCGCTGGAG GCGGAACAGCAGCATGTGTCGTTGCCGGGCGTCTGGCGGAGGCTGATCCAAATCTGTCTATCCTTCTGATTGAGGGCGGGCAAGACAACCGTGGGGTCGAGAGCATTGAGAACCCTGTCTTTTTCCTGGATCACTTGCTGCCAACATCCACTACCACCCTGTTCTACAAGGCTAACAAGTCAGACAAACTGGCTGGACGCGAGTCCATCGTTCCCTGCGGTGGGACGCTTGGTGGAGGCTCGTCGATCAATTTTATGATGTACACACGTGCTCAGCGAGCAGATTTCGATTCTTGGAAGTCACCAGGATGGTCTGCCGATGAGATCTTTCCGTTTTTGAAGAAG CTTGAGACATACCATGGCCGAGGTAACCCGGAACACCACGGCTTTAACGGCCCGGTTCACATCTCTGACGGTACATACCGTTCCAAGAACCCAGAAAGCGACTTCATCAATGGTGTGTCTCAGGTCGGCTGGCCAGAGATTCACGACTTGCAAACTCTCGACGCCAACAATGGTGTTGAGCGATGGCTTCGATATGTTTCCAAGGATGGACGTCGGCAAGACACTGCTACGGCTTATCTTCACAACAAGATCGACAACAAGAAGTATCCAAACCTTCATGTTCTCGTGGAGTCAAAGGTTGTCcgtgttcttcttgatgacgaCAAGAAAGCTGTTGGTGTCGAGTACACTCCCAACCCAGCATTCCAAGCTCAAATTACCCCAACCCAACATCCGACGCTGAGTGTCAAGGCTCGGAAGCTGGTCGTTGTTTCATGCGGTGCTCTGGGTACACCACCCGTGCTTGAGAGATCAGGCATTGGCGCCCCTGAAGTCCTAAAGAAAGCTGGGGTCGACGTAAAGGTTGACTTACCTGGTGTTGGTCACGAGTATCAGGATCACAACCTCATTCTCTATCCTTACAGAACTAATCTCCAACCCCATGAAACAGCCGACAGAATTCTCAGGAACCCTGACAAGCGCCAAGAGTTTATCAAGTCAAAGGATTCCATGTTGGGATGGAATGCGATTGATATCTCTTCTAAGCTCCGACCTTCAGAAGCCGATGTTGCTTCACTTGGGCCTGAGTTCCAGAAGGCTTGGGACCGAGACTTCAAGAATCACCCCAATCGACCTTTGATGCTAATGGGCATGATCTCTTGCTTCCTTGGAGATCCTTCGACTGTGCCTGAAGAGCAATATGTTACCGTCGGCAACTACACTGCTTACCCATACTCTCGCGGCCACGTTCACATCACTGGCGCTGGGCTCGACGACCCCCTTGACTTCGATGTTGGATTCCTCAGCGACGAGCATGACAttgacttgaagaagcagattTGGGCTTACAAGAAGTCCCGAGAGATCATGCGTCGAACAAAAATGTATCGTGGTGAGATCGCTGCTGGTCACCCAGCATGGCCCGCAGGATCCAAGGCTGCTTCAGTAGAGATCAACGAGGCTCTCAATAATGTCACAGATCTCGAGTACTCAGCGGAAGATGACAAGGCCATCGAGGACTGGGTTCGACAGAATGTTGCCACGACATGGCACTCCATCTCTACCTGCAGGATGGCACCTCGTGACAAGAATGGTGTTGTGGATGAGAGACTGAATGTACATGGTACAAAGGGTCTCAAGTTGGCTGATTTGAGTATTGCTCCTGAGAATGTCGGTGCGAACACGAACAACACTGctattgttgttggtgagaaggCTGcagatatcatcatcaaggatctGGGCCTTGGTCCCTCTGCTAAGTTGTGA
- a CDS encoding related to heterokaryon incompatibility protein (het-6OR allele) encodes MEQPFTYSPLPSNGWFRLLRILPSHDEASDITCELHHNELSTCPHYEAISYTWGHEDATQRLLVNGTVFKVRPNLHAALKAFRKPHEAKLIWVDAVCINQQDQGERNRQVLQMNQIYSQAQAVDVWLGTADTTSDAGVTFLKTFYTLVFQDPSYQQSPSRDARTATIYPDSTPFHEFYAPILKLLDDPAALTAFNHAVTLLTNSWWRRIWTLQESVLCPNVICWSGSKTFPFEYLLGLSHFLYHLVNHDAYKGALTHRDMTLGALMLVEYLRKDMVAHGKIGLTMALYSTWNRATSDPRDKVIGLLGIIKPRDSLKPEYSWPVEKVYRVAMRAALVEDGNLNCLGLISEKKESRNKNLASWVPDLELHSEPFRDYITSLSKVLNKWSIYKAFMSPEGSPPCIKTDEDDSVLILKGFCLDSVSIVGTQAPGPDFENVGETSPGHWRSSMRDALNQWRSLLPHSDSYVTGETQAMAFWRTVLVDLDQGRLTSTKGGRPKRLDENGLQDLLQLETPEGMEALLSIWESCLRPIYRQLRLIEQFNRRFFRTEKGYMGLGPPDIQPGDAICLLLGGSVAHALRRSEHETWIYIGECYIHGIMNGEAAAGAIEEKTDFAEYRVV; translated from the exons ATGGAACAACCCTTCACTTACTCGCCGCTCCCTTCGAACGGATGGTTCAGACTCCTGAGAATCCTCCCGTCGCATGATGAGGCATCCGATATCACCTGCGAGCTGCATCATAACGAGCTATCTACCTGCCCTCACTATGAAGCCATTTCATACACATGGGGCCATGAAGATGCGACGCAGCGACTGTTGGTAAACGGAACTGTTTTTAAAGTGCGACCCAATTTACATGCAGCGCTCAAGGCATTTCGAAAGCCTCATGAGGCAAAACTCATCTGGGTCGACGCCGTCTGCATCAatcagcaagatcaaggggAGAGGAATCGTCAAGTTCTCCAAATGAACCAAATTtactctcaagctcaagccgTCGACGTCTGGCTTGGGACTGCAGACACAACCTCTGACGCTGGTGTTACTTTCCTGAAGACCTTTTATACACTTGTCTTCCAGGACCCAAGCTATCAACAGTCTCCGTCGCGCGATGCACGCACGGCCACGATTTATCCAGATTCCACGCCCTTCCACGAGTTTTATGCGCCCATTCTAAAACTTCTCGATGACCCAGCAGCACTGACTGCATTCAATCATGCCGTAACATTACTCACCAACAGCTGGTGGAGAAGAATATGGACACTGCAAGAAAGCGTCCTATGCCCCAACGTAATCTGCTGGTCTGGCTCAAAAACGTTTCCTTTCGAATATCTCTTGGGCTTGTCCCATTTCTTATATCACCTAGTGAACCATGATGCTTATAAAGGTGCACTGACCCACAGAGACATGACTCTTGGTGCGCTGATGCTCGTCGAGTATCTGCGCAAAGACATGGTTGCTCACGGGAAAATCGGGTTGACAATGGCGCTCTACTCGACTTGGAATCGCGCGACTTCGGATCCGAGAGACAAGGTCATTGGCTTGTTGGGTATTATAAAGCCTCGCGATAGTCTCAAGCCAGAATATTCATGGCCAGTCGAGAAGGTGTATAGAGTGGCGATGAGAGCCGCGCTTGTCGAAGATGGCAACCTCAACTGCCTTGGCCTGATCTCCGAGAAAAAGGAGTCTCGAAACAAGAACCTTGCTTCTTGGGTCCCTGACCTCGAACTCCACTCCGAGCCATTCAGGGACTACATAACTTCGCTGTCCAAAGTCCTCAACAAATGGTCGATCTACAAGGCCTTTATGAGCCCAGAGGGATCTCCTCCATGCATAAAaacagatgaggatgacagTGTGCTGATACTCAAGGGCTTTTGTCTTGATTCTGTCTCCATTGTTGGAACTCAAGCACCGGGCCCTGACTTTGAGAATGTTGGTGAAACAAGCCCTGGACACTGGAGGAGCTCGATGAGAGACGCGCTAAATCAATGGAGATCTTTGCTCCCACATAGCGATAGCTATGTAACAGGCGAAACTCAGGCTATGGCCTTCTGGAGAACAGTTCTGGTTGACTTGGACCAAGGCCGCCTAACCTCAACGAAAGGAGGCCGGCCCAAAAGACTGGACGAGAATGGTCTACAGGATCTGTTGCAACTCGAAACCCCAGAGGGGATGGAAGCCTTGCTAAGCATATGGGAGTCATGCCTTCGACCTATATACCGCCAACTTCGATTGATTGAGCAGTTCAATCGGCGTTTTTTCAGGACAGAAAAGGGTTACATGGGATTAGGTCCGCCTGATATCCAACCCGGCGACGCTATCTGCCTCCTGTTGGGCGGATCCGTGGCTCATGCGTTAAGGAGGAGTGAGCACGAGACCTGGATCTATATTGGCGAATG CTATATCCATGGAATCATGAACGGAGAGGCCGCTGCTGGAGCAATTGAAGAAAAGACCGACTTCGCCGAGTATCGTGTTGTCTAA
- a CDS encoding related to C4-dicarboxylate transport protein mae1 has product MDRDSYNLDNLSTQHNHHESHRPNSPSDLMSGASTDIESGTSTPTHIKDANQHPSFDIYDPNRPKLGLRQRMKHFTWAWYTLPMSTGGLSLLFFAQPNQFPGLKTIGLVIYIINLIIFTCVTTAMASRFFLHPGSFAKSMTHPREGFFLPTFFLSIATIITSTDRYAIPKDNSNLVWAVQATFWGYLVVTLILSIGQYSYVFAAHSFSLTTMMPTWILPIFPIMLSGTIASVIAETQPHVAAVPIIVAGLTCQGLGLSVAVMMYAHMIGRLMQAGLPNREHRPGLFMCVGPPAFTALALIGMAEGLPEDIDFIQDGTFINVGMVRLIATMSAIFLWALSLWWFGIAAVAVIQSPPKYFHLGWWAMVFPNTGFTLATISIARSLGSKAIGWVATGMSVIILSAFLFIFYSHVRAVLSQDIMYPGRDEDVEDH; this is encoded by the coding sequence ATGGATCGCGACAGTTACAACCTCGACAACCTCTCCACTCAACACAACCATCATGAGTCACATCGACCAAACTCACCATCAGATCTCATGTCCGGAGCCTCAACCGATATCGAGTCCGGCACATCAACACCGACGCACATCAAGGATGCAAACCAACATCCTTCATTCGACATTTACGACCCGAACCGACCTAAACTTGGCTTGCGTCAACGCATGAAGCATTTCACCTGGGCCTGGTATACATTGCCCATGAGTACTGGCGGTCTAtcacttctcttcttcgctcAACCGAATCAATTTCCAGGTCTCAAGACTATTGGTCTGGTTATTTatatcatcaacctcataaTATTTACTTGTGTGACCACGGCGATGGCGTCACGGTTCTTCCTTCACCCAGGATCATTTGCCAAGTCCATGACACATCCACGAGAAGGTTTCTTCTTGCCTACATTTTTCTTATCCATAGCCACCATCATTACCAGTACTGATCGGTATGCGATACCGAAGGACAATTCAAACCTCGTCTGGGCTGTCCAAGCAACCTTCTGGGGCTACCTTGTCGTCACCCTGATCCTATCTATAGGACAGTACAGCTATGTATTTGCCGCTCATAGCTTTTCTCTCACCACTATGATGCCCACTTGGATTTTGCCCATCTTCCCTATCATGCTTTCGGGCACCATCGCATCTGTCATCGCTGAGACTCAGCCTCACGTTGCTGCAGTACCGATCATTGTCGCAGGACTAACCTGCCAAGGCCTTGGACTCAGCGTTGCCGTTATGATGTATGCTCATATGATTGGGCGCCTGATGCAAGCAGGCCTACCTAACAGAGAACATCGTCCAGGCCTTTTCATGTGTGTTGGGCCACCTGCATTCACTGCCCTGGCTTTGATAGGCATGGCTGAAGGGTTGCCTGAAGACATCGACTTCATTCAAGATGGAACATTTATCAATGTCGGAATGGTTCGGTTGATAGCTACTATGAGTGCTATCTTCCTTTGGGCTTTGAGTTTGTGGTGGTTTGGCATCGCGGCTGTTGCTGTTATTCAGTCTCCCCCTAAGTACTTTCACCTCGGTTGGTGGGCTATGGTTTTCCCCAATACTGGTTTTACTCTCGCTACTATCTCTATCGCCAGATCCCTTGGCAGCAAGGCCATCGGATGGGTCGCCACTGGAATGAGCGTCATCATTCTCTCCGCTTTTCTTTTCATTTTCTACAGCCACGTTAGGGCTGTCCTCTCCCAAGACATCATGTACCCAGGACGGGATGAGGATGTCGAGGATCACTGA
- a CDS encoding related to glucarate dehydratase has translation MAQRSIIKDIVITPVAFHDMPLLNSVGVHEPYALRSIIEIITEDSYGLGESYGDSAHLNRLQKAADSIKGLSIYSTNVIYQNCVESLKTDTNTGGDGMGGMVTTASVADKVFSPFEVACLDLQGKLAGISVSDLLGGRVRDQVQYSAYLFYKWGGHPGHEDDEYGPALDPQGVVKQAKKIIDEYGFKAIKLKGGVFPPAEEVAAIKALHEAFPDLPLRLDPNAAWTVETSKWVAKELDGIVEYLEDPAGEIEGMAAVAKEASMPLATNMAVVAFDHLPPSILQNAVQVILSDHHFWGGLRKSQTLASICATWGLRLSMHSNSHLGISLAAMTHLASATPNLDYACDTHWPWKRRDEDVVVDGALKWKDGGVVVPTVPGLGVELDRERLAKLHQQYLDCGLKKRDDTTYMKRFQPDFSEKIPRW, from the coding sequence ATGGCTCAACGAAGCATCATTAAAGATATTGTCATCACCCCTGTGGCCTTCCATGATATGCCCCTGCTGAACAGCGTGGGTGTACATGAGCCATATGCCTTACGCAGcatcatcgagatcatcaCAGAAGACTCATATGGTCTTGGTGAATCATATGGAGATTCAGCACATCTAAACCGCTTGCAAAAAGCAGCCGATAGTATCAAAGGTCTTTCTATCTACAGCACAAACGTCATCTACCAAAACTGTGTTGAGTCGCTCAAGACAGACACCAATACAGGTGGAGATGGCATGGGAGGCATGGTGACCACCGCCTCAGTCGCCGACAAGGTCTTCTCGCCTTTCGAAGTCGCATGTCTCGACTTACAAGGCAAATTGGCTGGAATATCTGTCAGTGACCTTCTCGGTGGACGTGTGAGAGACCAAGTCCAATACTCAGCCTACCTCTTCTACAAATGGGGCGGTCATCCTGGTcacgaagatgatgaataCGGCCCTGCTCTAGACCCGCAAGGAGTGGTgaagcaggccaagaagatcattgACGAGTATGgcttcaaggccatcaagctcaaagggGGTGTCTTTCCTCCTGCAGAGGAAGTCGCCGCGATCAAAGCTCTCCATGAAGCCTTTCCTGATCTGCCGCTGAGACTTGATCCAAACGCTGCCTGGACTGTTGAGACTTCAAAATGGGTTGCAAAAGAGCTTGACGGTATTGTTGAGTACTTGGAAGATCCAGCTGGGGAGATTGAGGGAATGGCTGCAGTTGCCAAGGAGGCATCGATGCCACTGGCTACCAACATGGCAGTCGTTGCTTTCGATCATCTCCCACCATCAATTCTCCAAAACGCCGTACAAGTAATTCTATCAGATCATCACTTCTGGGGAGGCCTTCGCAAGTCACAAACGCTGGCATCCATCTGTGCGACTTGGGGTCTGCGCCTCTCAATGCATTCCAACAGTCACTTGGGTATCTCACTCGCCGCCATGACGCATCTTGCCTCCGCAACTCCAAATTTGGATTATGCTTGCGACACTCATTGGCCTTGGAAGCGCCGAGATGAAGACGTTGTTGTTGACGGCGCGTTGAAGTGGAAGGATGGTGGTGTTGTAGTGCCGACAGTGCCAGGTCTGGGTGTTGAGCTAGACAGGGAGAGGTTGGCAAAGCTTCATCAACAGTACCTGGACTGTGGGTTGAAGAAGCGTGATGATACTACATACATGAAGAGGTTTCAACCAGACTTCTCAGAGAAGATCCCTCGATGGTAG